From Diceros bicornis minor isolate mBicDic1 chromosome 21, mDicBic1.mat.cur, whole genome shotgun sequence, the proteins below share one genomic window:
- the C21H8orf88 gene encoding uncharacterized protein C8orf88 homolog has product METKKLIGKPLQPARPARHLTSPPEAVFPFTFQNEYPCNTQCLQSGVSRCKTNGMQAVSQGLNEQQQHQSPVKKERIKYSRDFLLKLSSVSICRKKPDFLPDHPIVLQKPEDNQSFK; this is encoded by the exons atggaaaccaaaaaattgATTGGGAAACCACTTCAACCAGCAAGACCTGCTCGTCATCTGACTTCTCCCCCTG AAGCAGTATTCCCTTTCACCTTTCAAAATGAATACCCATGCAACACTCAGTGCTTACAAAGTGGAGTTAGCAGA TGTAAGACAAATGGAATGCAAGCTGTTTCTCAAGGTCTTAATGAACAACAGCAACATCAGTCTCCAgttaaaaaag AGAGAATCAAATACAGCAGAGATTTCCTGTTGAAGCTCTCAAGTGTTTCCATATGCAGGAAAAAACCAGACTTTCTGCCTGATCATCCCATTGTACTTCAAAAACCA GAAGACAACCAAAGTTTTAAGTAG